A single Pseudoalteromonas phenolica DNA region contains:
- a CDS encoding GGDEF domain-containing protein: protein MAKLTITSDNNVIDSMTDIVACLNTSDSIQRFLLDIHCILQKVTYADNFYVVLFKKNGELSFPYFHDVKDDIRAEDLEDIKFEQIKKTLTAYALEQKTICNFTDVEIQQLIDAGTLQVLGTVPQQWLCFPLKNRNHFLGAFIIQSYRRNDEYSGVIVDVLYTISHVISSALDAFNNQQALLEANQTLQDYQAELEKHVAARTQELQQSLEDLQHEVEKSEKLQSQLEYESLHDNLTNLANRKYLFKELSRLASKSERNKIEVYVLYLDLDDFKPINDDFGHKSGDLVLRTVAQRLTSEVRGYDLVARIGGDEFVVLLMEPLHFGVLEQLCKRLLSSIQQPIQLESDQIVQCGCSIGVAGNYNQQFKAENLLHQADQSLYEAKNKGKNQVHFAMSHEQ, encoded by the coding sequence ATGGCCAAATTAACCATTACCAGTGATAACAATGTTATTGATAGCATGACAGACATTGTTGCATGCTTGAATACCAGCGACTCAATTCAAAGATTTCTGCTCGATATTCACTGTATATTACAAAAAGTGACCTATGCCGATAATTTTTATGTAGTGCTATTCAAAAAAAATGGTGAGCTATCTTTTCCATATTTCCATGATGTCAAAGACGATATTCGGGCTGAAGATTTAGAAGATATTAAGTTTGAACAAATTAAAAAGACGCTTACAGCTTATGCTCTAGAGCAAAAAACAATTTGTAACTTTACTGATGTAGAAATTCAGCAGCTAATTGATGCTGGCACATTACAGGTGTTAGGCACAGTTCCGCAGCAATGGCTTTGCTTCCCGTTAAAGAATCGCAATCACTTTCTTGGCGCTTTCATAATTCAATCTTATCGGCGTAATGATGAATATTCTGGCGTCATTGTTGATGTACTTTACACCATTAGTCATGTCATCTCGTCTGCACTTGATGCATTTAATAATCAACAAGCTTTGCTCGAAGCCAATCAAACATTGCAAGATTATCAAGCAGAACTGGAGAAACATGTTGCAGCTCGAACACAAGAGCTGCAACAAAGCTTAGAAGATTTACAACATGAGGTTGAGAAAAGCGAAAAGCTGCAATCACAACTAGAATACGAGTCATTGCATGACAATCTGACAAATTTAGCGAATCGAAAGTATCTATTCAAAGAGCTGTCGCGGTTAGCCTCTAAATCAGAGAGAAATAAAATAGAAGTGTATGTGCTGTATTTGGATTTGGATGACTTTAAACCAATAAACGATGATTTTGGTCACAAAAGCGGTGATTTAGTGTTAAGAACGGTTGCGCAAAGGCTGACGAGTGAAGTTAGAGGATATGATTTGGTTGCCAGAATCGGAGGTGATGAATTTGTAGTTTTACTAATGGAACCGTTACATTTTGGTGTGTTGGAGCAGTTATGTAAGCGGTTGCTTAGCAGTATTCAACAACCTATTCAATTAGAATCAGATCAGATAGTTCAGTGTGGTTGTAGTATTGGCGTTGCAGGAAATTACAACCAACAGTTCAAGGCTGAAAATTTATTACATCAAGCAGATCAGTCATTGTACGAAGCAAAAAACAAAGGTAAAAACCAAGTTCACTTTGCTATGAGTCATGAGCAATAG